CCTGCCTACGCACTCTTCTATTCTTGATTTATAAATAGGTTCAGCTGCCTAACAATTAAACATACTATATTTTGCACATGCACATTCCTTAGGAGACATTTAGAGGGTAAATGGCTTTTACTCTTGTGACAGTATCTGGAACtatctttgtaactttttttcccaaatggGCGATGAGACTTTTGGTCTGTAAAGCCCAAGATACAATTTTCAACATGCTCAGAAAATCCAGTATCAAATTTCTAGCAGATCTTCATAGGGACAGGCCCAGGACCAGCTTATACGTGTCAGAGAAGGTCTGCACTGCATGCTTTATATCATACATGGCCACACATGCTAGCGGCTGTGAGAAATACCAGTGACAAAGACAATAAGACaccagagaaaagaaagatcaGTGGTGTCTGAGGAGGAGATGAAGATGTAGTCTTAGGTATAATTAAGTATTTGATAAGGTTGAAGGAAGGAGAAGGCATTGCATACACCAAAGCCCGTGAAAGATCTGCCTCGCAACTCCGAAGGGGACATATGGGGAAAACCACCTTAGGTTAACTGTCACAATTTCCATTCTGGGCAGAACTGGGACTTGAATAATAGTGAGTATTATATAGCACTTTCAGATAtggaatttcatttatttctccatatAATGCAATAAGGTAGGTGGATTAAATATCATGACTCTTTTACACACAGAGAAAATGAAGCAGAGAGAATGAGGAGACTTGTCAGTTAGTTTGGGCACTGGAGCTGAGCCTCTGCACGCTGACCTCACTCTGCTTTATGGTATCCAGGACTGCTCCACCTGACGCCAGCGTCGAAGGGAATGAGCTCTGACATCAGAGCAGTCAAAACCCCAGTTCTAGTCCAGACCCCGCGGCTAACCGGGCTTGACCCTGGACCCATCTCTTAAGCTCCCAGCCTGTTTTCTCAGGCATGGTAAATGGAAGGGGTGAGTCTGGACGATCTCCAGAACATAGCCCAGATGCTCGTTGACAGTGGGGTGTAGCCCATTTGGAGGGCCAGGGACCGAAAATACTGAGTAGGGTGTGCAGGAGAGGATTGCCTTAGATGGCAGTGAGGGCTGGCAGCACGGAAGGAGAGTAAGGAATCGCCTGAGGGTGGTATACTGGTCTTAAAGGCCATATGACTCCATAGTTTGTAGGTGGTGAGTGTGGAAGAATTCAGGAGGCAATCGGTAAGTTTCcatgttcaattaaaaaaaggaaaaaaaagaaggtaggTCTGTCCCTTTCGCATAGCCTAGGGCACAAGAGTCCAACGCTGAGGAATCCGGTCGGACCAGTGGAGGGCTCCACCGAGCGCGTCTCGGAAACCCCCGATGGCCGCACCGCCGCCCAAAGGCTCCTTGAGGTGTGGGCGCTGGTGAACTGTCGAAGACGTGTCGCCTGCGTCCCCGCCCGTCCTCCCTGGCCCCAAGTCCGCCGGCCGCCCTCGCCTCCGCCCCGCCCTCCCACCTCCACTCCCCGGCCTGGCGGGCCCGGACTCTCCCTCCCGCAATGTTGAACTGATCTGCAGGCGGGGGCGCGGGTGATGCGAATTCCTAGAAGCCTTAAGAGGCTGCCCAGGATTTGAAGTTAGGATCCCCCAACGACCCTTGAGGTTCGTGCTCATGCCACACGCCCCCACCCCTCGGGTGACAGAAGGGCCTGGGGGGGCGTGGGCAGCGAGAACGCCCCACTCACCATCCCCGTCCACCCTGGAGCCCAGTTCCAGCCCAGTCCTGCCAGTCCGGGCTGACCCGGAGGGCATCTGGGACTCGCGGCCATCAGCTgggtggggaggtggaggagcAGCTGGAGGTGGCGGGGGCAGGTAACGGCAGGCCCGCAGAGGAGGGCGCTGGGCCGGGGCGGAGGCGCAATTGGTCGGCTTCGGTATCTCTGGGGCACCCGCCCGACCTCCGCCGGCGTAGCCCGGAGTGGGGACAGTGAGTCAGATCCCGGACACCCGCGAGTCGAGCGGGGCCGGGGGGGCAAGTCAGGAAATGACATCAGAGGCCTGTGCTTGGGGAGGGGTGGTCTGGGCCGGGCCGGGGGGGGGGTGGCGGGAGGACCTTGGCGGAGCCTCTGGCCCGGGGGCAGGATCAGGGCCCCTTCCTGGGGGAGTTTCCTGCCTCGTCCGCCCTCcccccctctccccgccccctcTCCGGGCCGCTCCTTGTATGGTCTTGGCGCCGCTCTCTCcccgcctcctccctccctccctcttccccgcgTCCCTCCCTGCTTGGCTGGAGGCTGCTCGGGACCGGGGCGCAGAGTCCGCGGACCCGGAGCCGAGGCGGCCACCGAGACGCGGCGCGCACGCTCCGGCCCGCGGTGAGGCTCAGGGAGCCGCCCGGCGGCCGCCCAGGGGTGGGGCGGGAGGCGCCGAGGGGAGCCGGGCCCGCGTGGGGGTCCTCAGCCGGCTCGGCGCAGCGTAACCCGGCCCCCTACCCCCTGCAGCCCGGCCTGGCCATGGCGGCCCCCCGCCCGCCTCCCACGATCTCCGTCTCCGTCTCGGCTCCGGCTTTTTACGCCCCGCAGAAGAAGTTCGGCCCAGTGGTGGCCCCAAAGCCCAAAGTGAATCCTTTCCGGCCTGGGGACAGCGAGGCTTCCTCGGCCGCCGGGGCCCAGCGCGCACAGATGGGCCGGGTGGGCGAGATCCCCCCGCCGCCCCCGGAAGGTATGCGGCCTGGCTTGGGGGGGAAACCCGGCGGGTGCCGGGCTGGGGGCAGTGGTTTCGGGAATTTGGGGATGTCTGGAAAGGTTGCAGCAGGGGGCTGGGCGCAGCCACCCTGTCCCGAGCAGATGTTCTTACCTCATCGTGGAGCTCATGGCTGGGAGCCAGGGCTCCTGGGACCGTTCCAAGTCCCCCGcctgggggcgggaggcgggggtGTGGGGCACGAATCTTCCCCTCTGAGTCCGTTTTCCGAAGTGTAACGGGAGCTACACCACTCCTCGGCCGAGCCCCCGGCCTTTCCTGACCCCGTGCTCCCAGGGAGTTCTGcatccccttttccttcccatacGTTCCAGGACCCCTGAGAGAGTTCTGGGTTAGGAGTGGAGAAGGAGGGGAACTTGGAGAAGGGTAGAGGGCACCTTGCTGACTGCCCTCTCTCCTTCCTACCCCAGACTTACCCTtaccacctcctcctctccttggGGATGGCGACGACGCTGAGGGCGCCCTGGGAGGTGCCTTCCCACCGCCCCCTCCCCCGATCGATGAATCGTTCCCCCCTGCGCCCCTGGAGGAGGAGATCTTCCCTTCCCCGCCGCCTCCGGtcgaggaggagggagggcctgaggCCCCCATACCTCTCCCACAACAGGTATGGAGGCCCGGGAGGGGCAGCTACACTGGGACACcccggagggaggagaggagggtccTTTCCTCTGACCTCCCCTGCACCTCTGCCCTGATGGGGTGGGGTGGAAATGGAGGACTGGGATGGGTGCTCTGACTCCTGACTCTCTAGCCCAGGGATAAGGTGAGCAGTATTGATCTGGAGATAGACTCTCTGTCCTCGCTGCTGGATGACATGACCAGGAATGATCCCTTCAAAGCCCGGGTAAGGGATAAGAGAGGAGGAAAGACAGACCTGGGAGGAAAGTCTGGGGATGGAACTAGGGAGGGAGGGCAGCACCTTCCTCTAACCACACTTCCCTCCCTTTCGCCTCCCCTTGCAGGTGACATCTGGATATGTACCCCCACCAGTGGCCACTCCATTCATTTCTAAGTCCAGTACTAAGCCTGCAACTGGGGGCACAGCACCCCTGCCTCCTTGGAAGTCCCCTTCTAGctcccagcctctgccccaggctcAGGCTCAGTCTCTCAGCCAGACACAGTTCCATgtgcagccccagccccaggctcagGCTCAGTCTCCCAGCCAGACACAGTTCCAtgggcagccccagccccaggcccaggcccaggccaagCCTCAGGTTCAGCTCCATGTCcagccccagctccagccccaggcccagccccatcCCCAGCCTGTGCCTTTGGCTAACACCCAGCCTCGAGGgcctccagccccacctcctgcccctAAGTTTTCTCCAGTGACTTCTAAGTTTACTCCTGTGGCTTCCAAGTTCAGCCCTGGAGCCCCAGGTGGACCTGGGTCACAGCCTTCTCAAAAGTTGGGGCCCTCTGAAGCTCCCTCTTCTACTGgcacaggctcccctcagccccaCAGTTTTACCTATGCTCAGCAGAGGGAGAAGCCCCgcgtgcaggagaagcagcacccAGTGCCCCCACCAGCTCAAAACCAggtgagggagggtgggaggaccaggctgagacagggggctggggtgggggctaAGTTAGGAGCCAGAGAATGAGGTTGATGAGGAGAGTGGGGTGGGTGTGGGagtggtgggataggagttttcCACC
The nucleotide sequence above comes from Diceros bicornis minor isolate mBicDic1 chromosome 3, mDicBic1.mat.cur, whole genome shotgun sequence. Encoded proteins:
- the ZYX gene encoding zyxin isoform X2 translates to MAAPRPPPTISVSVSAPAFYAPQKKFGPVVAPKPKVNPFRPGDSEASSAAGAQRAQMGRVGEIPPPPPEDLPLPPPPLLGDGDDAEGALGGAFPPPPPPIDESFPPAPLEEEIFPSPPPPVEEEGGPEAPIPLPQQPRDKVSSIDLEIDSLSSLLDDMTRNDPFKARVTSGYVPPPVATPFISKSSTKPATGGTAPLPPWKSPSSSQPQPQAQAQSPSQTQFHGQPQPQAQAQAKPQVQLHVQPQLQPQAQPHPQPVPLANTQPRGPPAPPPAPKFSPVTSKFTPVASKFSPGAPGGPGSQPSQKLGPSEAPSSTGTGSPQPHSFTYAQQREKPRVQEKQHPVPPPAQNQVRSPGGPGPLTLKEVEELEQLTQQLMQDMEHPQRQNVAVNEFCGRCHQPLARAQPAVRALGQLFHITCFTCHQCEQQLQGQQFYSLEGAPYCEGCYTDTLEKCNTCGQPITDRMLRATGKAYHPQCFTCVVCACPLEGTSFIVDQANRPHCVPDYHKQYAPRCSVCTEPIMPEPGREETVRVVALDKNFHMKCYKCEDCGKPLSIEADDNGCFPLDGHVLCRKCHTARAQT
- the ZYX gene encoding zyxin isoform X1, which encodes MAAPRPPPTISVSVSAPAFYAPQKKFGPVVAPKPKVNPFRPGDSEASSAAGAQRAQMGRVGEIPPPPPEDLPLPPPPLLGDGDDAEGALGGAFPPPPPPIDESFPPAPLEEEIFPSPPPPVEEEGGPEAPIPLPQQPRDKVSSIDLEIDSLSSLLDDMTRNDPFKARVTSGYVPPPVATPFISKSSTKPATGGTAPLPPWKSPSSSQPLPQAQAQSLSQTQFHVQPQPQAQAQSPSQTQFHGQPQPQAQAQAKPQVQLHVQPQLQPQAQPHPQPVPLANTQPRGPPAPPPAPKFSPVTSKFTPVASKFSPGAPGGPGSQPSQKLGPSEAPSSTGTGSPQPHSFTYAQQREKPRVQEKQHPVPPPAQNQVRSPGGPGPLTLKEVEELEQLTQQLMQDMEHPQRQNVAVNEFCGRCHQPLARAQPAVRALGQLFHITCFTCHQCEQQLQGQQFYSLEGAPYCEGCYTDTLEKCNTCGQPITDRMLRATGKAYHPQCFTCVVCACPLEGTSFIVDQANRPHCVPDYHKQYAPRCSVCTEPIMPEPGREETVRVVALDKNFHMKCYKCEDCGKPLSIEADDNGCFPLDGHVLCRKCHTARAQT